TCCCCTTTTGTTTTCGACTGACTGACCCTTTACCTAGATCCTCTTGCATAGTTTTCCTTTTACGCTTGCTCGACCCAGTGATGTGGGGGTCCACCTCAACATCTACCTCTGTGTCGtatccatcatcatcaccatcatctgaATCACCCAAATCTTCTTCTGACTCAGAAACCTCAGATATAGCCAATTGAACAGTGGTGTTCTTGATATGGTTGTAAATAACCATCATAAGACCTTGATGTAGAGCAGGATTGGTCTTGGGATTAGAGATAGCATCCATAATCCCATAAATTTAGGGCACAAAACAAGTAGTAGGGGAGGGAAATTTTCTCCTTGTACCGAAAatgattaaggataacaaagtggtaGCTATAAACTCTGGTATATCTACCATCTAAAGTTATGAGCTCCATGACAACAAACAAAATCCGTCGCCAAATCAACTTgattaccttaggggagtagtaagTGTGGCTTCTCTTCACCAGTTTGACTTTCTCCACCTCATCCTTGGGTAATTTCTTCATAGCAACATCTGATAGCTTCcggtccctgtagaatttgattccatccatcaACAGACTCGTAGCCTCAGCGATCATGGTTTCATTAACCTTAACCTTCCTACTACCAATGGTTAGGGTGCCCTTATTCCACCCCTTTTTGAAAATCCTAGTGATTTCAGGccttctttcttgcattttttccATGTAATGTGTCATTTTTGCTGCTTGCAGCACAAGCCAAACTTGGGAATGGTCCCATCATTTATCAATTTTTGTAGCCTCTATGCGCTTGCAATTTCCCCCCATCTTCTTATCAATATTAGCCAAATGTAAATTCCAACAAATACTACTTAAGTTTTATTGTTTGTTGCAttattaaacttttttttttaaatgtggaaTTTCAAAGATTGTAAATCTAGCTTCACTTGATTTTTATGGACTatgttctattttaatttttttctatataAATGTAGACAtaatattaatgttatttttatgaaaatatatacaaaaaattgGAGATGAAAATTATTGAACTCTAAATGAATATTGATTTCATAATACACTAAATCTAAGCTAGACCACCAAGATTAATTTCATAATATTGAGCCCTAAACTATGTAGACTCAAAATCaatgaagtatttttggatgaggcATTTTTCCTGTAAACAACCATCCAGTTGCCTAAGTATCTATGTGTGTTCAATGAAGGGTTTCTTCCTCTAAACAACCATCCAATTCCATAAGTCTATAAGTGTGTTCAATGGAGGGTTGCTCATGAATTAAATAGGATTGCTAGTGCACATCTAATCTAAATATAAAAGGGGTTGGTTGATACTTAGGGATAGCTTAAGGGAAACATTTTtgtattcatcataatcttctattcAAGAAAACATTTCTCTCACAAATGTTAATATTCACAAGCACATGATGTGAGTTTTCTTCTTAGTATGAAACGACACAATCTTGAACTTATGTCTCCCCCATCAAATGGGTGTTGAAGATTAATTTATGTTACAAATTTGTCCTTTAAAATACTTTAAAAcaaaattttctattaaaaatatgGTTGACACTTCTAAAGAATGTTCACATAAtagaaaatttaaattcaaaacttCTCATTAAAGTGAAGATTATTAAGAAACTCTTGTCCAAATCCATTTTATGCACACCTAAACATATACCATATTAAATTTGCTAAGAGATTCATCAATCCCAAGCTAGCATTACACTTAGTGCTATATAGAAAAATAAATCAACTGAACCCAAATAAATTAAGAAACTCTTGTCCAAATCTATTTTTATGTACATTTATACATAAATCATATTAAATTTACCCAGAGATTCATCAATCCCAAACTAACATTACACTTAGTATTATATAAGAAAATAAATCAACCAAATCCAAATAAGAATAATATTATATTGACTTTCAAAGGGTCAAAAGAAACCATAGTTTCAAGCCCATGATGTAATCATCATGGGACTTTAAAATAGATTCTGCCAATTCTCTTAATCTTCTTGATAAAAAAAGCCTTGGTCACAGACTCACAGGGATGAAATTAAATACATTTCTGAACAAGTGGCAATCAATACAAAAAGTCCACTGACAGAAACAACTCAAATTTGTCCACGAACCATTGAATTTTCAAGTTGGATTTGATTTTCTTTAAAAAGTATCCCATCATGTGCCTCGTCTATAGCATCAAAATCAACTGATGGTGGCCTTTTTGCTTCAGTCTATAGCGGTTAACAAGTAGTCTGTGGAGCTCCAAATATTGTCTATGGATTTGGTGTTGGAAGTAACGAGTActatgagagggggagggggtgaatcagagtacACTAAATCATTTAACTTAAAAGAACAGTTCTAAGATGGCCACAAAAACTGAAAACTATGAGTCCATTTGAAAAGCTTGCATCAACATGTGACTGAGAAAGAAACTTAAGGAAACACGAAATTAGTGTATCAGAGCACTAAACATAATTGAGAAGCCAACACAATGACACAGTTTTTTTGTGCTGAGTGAAAACCCTTGAAATCCAACTAGATTTCTTCATAGGGAAAAAACACTCCaatcattttattaattttaaccACCAACCAATACATCCAATTTAGCAGCCCTGCTGCAAGGAGCTTCAACCCCTACCCTTTTCAATAGTTTCTGAGTGGATTCATGATGACATATTTCAATCTATTCTGAAATTGTTGTATCATGAATCTTTATTACAACACAAAAGTATGATATTCAGTGAGTTTGCCAACAACAGAGATCTCAAAATatacttttcttttctttccctCAAAAACAATACACAGCCGCTTCTcttacatttacatatatatatcccTAACTTTTGAAAGAGACACATACATGTAGATGTACTCGAAATAGAATTAGACAGTTACCAAAAACTGATTTTGATTTCATTTTACAGACCACAACCCATGTAGGGTTTTTAATATCCATTTCTCAATAACGCTTATCCAACTGATAAGATCTTCTAAAGAAACCCTCGTATAGGGTAACCAACTGAACAGTCATTAAAACTGGTTTAGTAAATCTCGAAAATGATTTCCGAAAAAATCCTGTAAAAACCCTTGATATAAACATAGTAACAAACCCATAAAGGGTTAACAAGAATCTTCAACATAATTTCACTAATTACCTTTGAAACTGCAACAAACACTTAAcgatttgataaacaataaaaaaCAGTTACTTTTACAATGCCGGAAGATAAGGGAAGAACAAATAGTTATCTGCAACTAAACCAAAGAAGAAAAACACTTGCCTCTTTCGACATTtatcatttttcttcaaaaaaaacttACAGTGCATACCTGTGCGAAAATGAACAGTAAGATTACCAGCAGCGAGTATGGTCAGAGCTCTAACCGAAGCAGTATGCATTTTGTTTAGGAAGCCCATCAATGCCCAGAGAAAGAACGGGAGCAAGAAATAGAAGAAACCCAAAAACATTCTCCCTGTTTCAAATCACAGAGCAAGTGCAGCTGAGAGTGATAAAAAACAACACTGGCTTCAACGAACGGTGCTTTCGAAATATCCCAAAGCAAAATAAATTCCTTTTTGACATCCGGAAGTAGCTCATAATGCCAGCCACATGAGTAAACTGACTCAAGGCAAACTCAACCATAATGCAAACGTGAGTTAAAAGACCAAAGTGATTAACATGGCGTGGAAAATAAGAAACCCATATGCTGTCATCGAATATgccttgtcatcaaggacaaaatagaaaagtcaacaaactccccctttgtccttgatggcaaaaacatAACCACCATTGAACAGAGGGATAGAATTATATCAACCATATCGTGTAATCCAGAACCAGAAGCACTTCTGACATGCTGAAATAGATTAACGTACAAGTGCAAACTATATTGCCAAAAGAACTGGAAATCAAACTAATTACCAAAAAATCATTGTCAGGAATCAGAATCAGGGAACCAAGATATCATTGTAACTGTGTAAATCTGAAACAATGGGAATAAGCAATAGAACCatcatgaaccaaatcatgaaaacCATCTCGTGTAGCAATAGAACCAAATCATGAAAACCATCTCATGTAGCAATAGAACCATCATAAAAACCATCTCATGTAGCAATAGAACCATCATAATAGAACCAagatattctccccctttttgtcagCAAGGACAAAGAGGGCCTGGGTGGGAGCATGGTGAGAAGCTCCCCCATACTAAAGAAATTAAGTTGAAATAAAAGATTGAGAGTAAACTCCCAAACGATCACGCAGCCGCATGAATGTATCCTTTGGTAAAGCTTTGGTAAAAATGTCTGCAACTTGTGCCTGGGAGGacacatgaacaagaatgattTCATTTGCAGTCACTTGATCACGTAAAAACTGTAATTTAAGTGCAACATGTTTGGTACGGGAATGCatcataggattttttgaaatttgaatagtactggtattgtcacagaatatagtcatAGGTTTGGATATCACAACACCCAGATCTGCCAACTGATAAGACATCCAAAGCATTTGAGTACAGCAAGCTGTGGCAGCAATATACTCAGATTCAGCTGTGGACAGAGTGACAcagtcttgcttcttgctatgccaagaaaCCAGCCGGTCACCAAGGAAGAAAGTTGCACCACTAGTACTACGTTGATCATCAATACAACCTCCCCAGTCAGCATTAGTATACCCTATCAATGTAAAATCACCAtgttttggataccataaaccaaaatccagAGTACCTTGGATGTATTTAAAAATTCTTGTTACTACATTTAAATGATATTGTCTAGGAGCAGACTGATAGCGTGAGACCAAACAAACCGCTTGCATTAAGTCAGGTCTAGAAGCAGTGAGATAGAGCAAGCTTCCTACCATAGACCGATATTTACTTTGATCAACAAGTggagaatcatcaaccttaaccaacTTACACCCAGtttccataggtgtaccaacatgaGTACACTGGTCCATCTGAAATCTTTTTAACATctcttttgcatatttagtttgtgaAATGAAAAGTCCATGTTCTATTTATTTTGCCTTTCTACGAGTTATTATACCTGCATCTTTATCACCAATCACAAGTGTTTCAGTATGTCGTTTAGCAATTATCTTGGAAGGTGTTTTCTGAGGTATGTCTTCCTTAAAATTAAGAACTTCCTCTTGGTTACTTGAGCTAGTTTCATCTTCTTTGGTCATGATTGGTTCCTTTGATGTTGAGCCATTACCAATTTCTAAATTAGATTCCTCATCATCATCTTGAATCTGATTTTTCATCACATTCTGATTTTCATTGAAAACTACATTAAcagattcaacaattttattcaagcGTTTATTAAAACACTTGTATGCTTTGCTGTTTGAAGAATAAcctaagaaaattccttcatcagatttaGCATGAAAGCTATCaagattttcaaaatcattctTGATAAAACACTgacaaccaaagattctaaaatgctTGACAGATgctgtttttccataccatagttcataaggagtgtAAGTTGTTCTTATTCTGATTTGTACTCTGTTTAAAATATATACAGCTGTATGAACAGCTTCTTTCCAATGTTTATCAGACAGATTAGATTCATTAAGCATAGTTCTTGCCATTTCTTTTACagttctgttttttctttcaactaccccattttgttggggagtccgAGCAGCAGAATACTGTCTTTTAATGCCATGATTTTCGCAATACTCAACAAAATcttgagaagtgaattcacctcccttatctgatcttaagcattttagtTTCAAATCAGACtctttttcaaccatttttctaaatattttaaaCCTAACAAAAGCCTCTGACTTATGCTTGAGAAAAGTTACCCATACCATTCTGGAGTAGTCATCTACGAacaacataaaatatttttcaccattcaGTGACTGTGTTttcgtaggaccacacaaatctgtgtGAACTAATTCTAGTGGCCTTGAGGATAGAAACTCCTTAGATTTGAAAGATGACTTAGTTTGTTTGCCTTTTACACATTCACTGCAAACAGAGTTTGTAGGTCTATTGATTAGAGGTAGACCTCGAACATTTTTATTTTTGCTGATTCTGACCATATTATCGAAATTAACATGACcaaatctcctatgccataaccaattttcatctataCAACTCATAAGACACATGCCTGCACTTTGTTCTTGATATTTGGAGTCTGATAAATGATACAAATTTCCATGTGTTCTGAAACCATTTGCAATTATTTTCCCTGACTTTTCTTTAATCACACATCGGTAAGAATTAAACACAACTTGACAACCACTATCACAAATCTGATTAATGCTTAGCAAgttatactttaatccttcaacataatagacatcatTTATAGGAGTGTCTTTGTTTATCATGACTGTTCCCATTCCAGTAATGTATAGACCTGCATTATCACCAAATTTAACAAAACCTCCTGGATGACTTTCTAAGGCTGAAAACTtgttttgtctcctgtcatatgatgagaacatccactatccaAAACCCAAATAGAAGAATTGGTAGATATTAGAGCTGTTTGAACAAGCATAGATTGTTCAAGTTTTGGTCTCCACATTTTTGCAGGTTTTTGTAACTTTTTACAGTACTTAGAAGTGTGACCATATTGATAACATGTAAAACATCTTATGTCTCTGACAAAACCAAAAGACTGTTTATGACCAAAAATAGAAGCTCTAGCAAATCTGCAAGTATTTACTTTGTGCCCAAACAGATTACAAAAATGACAATAGCCATGGAAAAATCTGTTATTTGAAAACTGATTTTTATTTGCTATTACAGAATTCTGCTGTGACGTTTCTCCTTTTTCAGTAGAATGTTGTTGTTTTTCAAGAGTGTATACTTGTTTTTGTAGAGTACTAAtttcttgttcttttctttcaataagaCTTCTTTGAGTTTCAATAACCTTGTTTGCATTTACTATATCAAGTTGTAAGATCTGATTGGAATCTTCATAAGAAATTACAAGTTTCTTAAATCTTTTTACTTCTTGAAGAGCACAAAGAAGTTCTTCTTCGAGATTTACATCTTCTATTTCAACTTCAGAATCTGATTCAGTTTTTACTGCATCTGGGTTTTCAAATTCAACTTTGGTCATGAATAGTGTTTCACAACCATCAACATTTGACTCATCAGATTCGTCTTCAGTCTCTTCTTTTGACATAAGACTCTTCTTTTTAAAATTGTTCAACCTTTTATTAGGATTCCAAGGTTTTTTAAACGATTTTTCAGATTTATCCTCATCTTTACTTAGATCTAAATACGGACATTTTGCTGCAAAGTGACCAGTTTTACCACAGCCAAAACATTTAAACTTTCCTTGAAACTTCTTCCTAAGTTTCCTAACCaataaagtttcaaaaacattAGATAATTCAGACTCACTCTCTTCCTGTTTCTCAATTTTAAAAGCTGTTTCCTTAGAGGTAGAAGGGGTATTACCAATTCTCATCTCGTAAGCAGTAAGAGTACTTTGAAGCTGATGCACAGTCATTTTAGAGAAATTTTTCTTCTCTTCAAGGGCAGAtattttagtttcaaattttggtAGTAATGTTCTAATTACTTTTGCAACCACATcatgttcatcaatttcttcaccaAGACCTTTTCGAGCATTTACAACTTCATCAATACGAAGAAAATAACTTGCCACTGTCTCATCAttattcattttcaaatcatcaaactgagtttttaacgtaatcaattttgattctttaaccttTTCATTACCTTGATAAATAGATTCAAGATTTTTCCATACCTCATTAGCTGATTTGAAGTACATTACTTTAACAAATACTTCTTTTGATAACCCACAAAGAATTGCAAAGCGAGCTCTCTTATCCAGTTCATATTTCGTCCTTTCATCTGCATCAGTAGGTACAATAGATGGTACATCATACTTGTTAGAAACAACTTCCCACATTCTGACATCCAGAGAATGAATAAATGCTTCCATtctaacttgccaaaaaatgtaaTCTATGCCATCAAATAAAGGAGCTCTAGTGAGCGAGGCACCTTCAGCTTGTGACATGATAACTTCCAAAATAACCAGGATCAATCCTAGGACAAACCTATGaggaccctatgctctgataccaattgttggaagtaACGAGTActatgagagggggagggggtgaatcagagtacACTAAATCATTTAACTTAAAAGAAAAGTTCTAAGATGGCCACAAAAACTGAAAACTATGAGTCCATTTGAAAAGCTTGCATCAACATGTGACTGAGAAAGAAACTTAAGGAAACATGAAATTAGTGTATCAGAGCACTAAACATAATTGAGAAGCCAACACAATGACACAGTTTTTTTGTGCTGAGTGAAAACCCTCGAAATCCAACTAGATTTCATTATAGGGAAAAAACACTCCaatcattttattaattttaaccACCAACCAATACATCCAATTTAGCAGCCCTGCTGCAAGGAGCTTCAACCTCTACCCTTTTCAATAGTTTCTGAGTGGATTCATGATGACATATTTCAATCTATTATGAAATTGTTGTATCATGAATCTTTATTACAACACAAAAGTATGATATTCAGTGAGTTTGCCAACAACAGAGATCTCAAAAtatacttttcttttcttttcctcaaaaacAATACATAGCCGCTTCTCcttcatttacatatatatatcccTAACTTTTGAAAGAGACACATACATGTAGATGTACTCAAAACAGAATCAGACAGTTACCAAAAACTGATTTTGATTTCATTTTACAGACCACAACCCATGTAGGGTTTTTAATATCCATTTCTCAATAATGCTTATCCAACTGATAAGATCTTCTAAAGAAACCCTCGTATAGGGTAACCAACTGAACAGTCATTAAAACTGGTTTAGTAAATCTCAAAAATGATTTCTGAAAAAATCTTGTAAAAACCCTTGATATAAACATAGTAACAAACCCATAAAGGGTTAACAAGAATCTTCAACATAATTTCACTAATTACCTTTGAAACTCCAACAAACCCTTACcgatttgataaacaataaataacagTTACTTTTACAATGCCGGAAGATAAGGGAAGAACAAATAGTTATCTGCAACTAAACCAAAGAAGAAAAACACTTGCCTCTTTCGACATTtatcatttttcttcaaaaaaaacttACAGTGCATACCTGTGCGAAAACGAACAGTAAGATTACCAGCAGCGAGTATGGTCAGAGCTCTAACCGAAGCAGTATGCATTTTGTTTAGGAAGCCCATCAATGCCCAGAGAAAGAACGGGAGCAAGAAATAGAAGAAACCCAAAAACATTCTCCCTGTTTCAAATCACAGAGCAAGTGCAGCTGAGAGTGATAAAAAACAACACTGGCTTCAACGAACGGTGCTTTCGAAATATCCCAAAGCAAAATAAATTCCTTTTTGACATCCGGAAGTAGCTCATAATGCCAGCCACGTGAGTAAACTGACTCAAGGCAAACTCAACCATAATGCAAACGTGAGTTAAAAGACCGAAGTGATTAACATGGCGTGGAAAATAAGAAACCCATATGTTGTCATCGAATATgccttgtcatcaaggacaaaatagaaaagtcaacaTTTGGATGGTGGACCAACTCCCTTGCATCCATCCAAAATGTTTCAATAAATATCTAACATAGAGCCTACTACCACCTTGCAATTTAGGGCATCAAACAAATTAGAAAGGAAGATTATTAAGTTAATTGAACTTTCTGAAGAGATTAAAATAAAGAATCTTAATTAAATTCAGCCTCTGTCAGTGATTGAGAGAGAGAGCTGGGATGTCTGGATAACCTAAGAATTTAATATCAGATCATAAGCTTTCCTTTTAAACCTAGATGAAATATAGGGAATACAGTAAGCTGAGTTTAAATAATACAGTTTTTTACTTGCTGGTGATTTAGCAATGAATAAATTAGTATAATAAAGAGAATAAACTCTACAAAACCAATAGAACATCCTACCAGTAGTATGAACAACCACAAAAATTGTCAATTGATCATCTCAGTAATCTTCTCCATGCAGAGGCTCCTTTGCAATAGTTACCATTACTATAATTGTTGTGTTTAATCTTTATTTTTTGTTATGACTCCATCATCTTATTTAAACAAAGGTTTGATGGACTATAGTATTGCTCACGTTAAAATCATCACGTCAGAATTATATGAGTAGTATATTTGTGAATGGGTAGATACGTGTTACTGTAGTCTTCTTAAGCAATTGAAGGATATCACGAATATTACCGCATAATTTTCAGCTGAGAGTTTGGAAGGTGCGTGCAGTTTGATCTAACTACAAGTCAAGCTCACGCTTTAATTATATATCTAACAACAAACTCAACTACACTTCTTTATTTTACCGATACCTCATTTCATATACAACTGTGAAATTGGAAAGCTAGGTTGAAATGTTCTCTATTTGGATTCAACTTTTTAGATTGATTTGGAGTGCGATGTAGCTGTAATTTGTCTAGTTTAGATACTTCAATTTCCTAGACAGACAAATCCATGAAAGACTTCATTTTGTTGTTTCTATAAGGCTGCTGAGTTTTAATGTTGGTACAAGAGAACATGTTTGTTGATTCTATGAAGAGAGAATAATTATGGGGATACGATTGGTTTTGTGTTATATTCATATCAGATGATATCTAGTGAAAAATTGTTTGTACAAATAAATTTAATAGTTGTCGGTATGAGTTTTTTACAGTTCTTACATGAAATTTAGAGCAAATACGATCTGGACTTCATTCAACGTTGGATTACTTGCCACTGATGGTGAAAGATGCAAATAATGCCCTTGATGGATTATCAGATTATTTTGAGATTATTTTTGAGATTATTTTGTTTCTCCATATTCTCATCCATCATCCAGTTAAACTGAGTGTGATGCATAGGATTTATGAGCTAATATCTAGTCTTAATAGAGTAGTTCCCATCAATAGAATTAGCCCACTCTAGTTTGTCATTAGAGTCCATTCTAAAAAGTATAAGTTATTAAGAATCCTCAGAAGTTCCTCTACTGTAGTCTTTAATGGAGGATCAAAATAAATGATTGAATATCCACGTAGGCGGGGAAGAATCAGGATCCCAATAATTTTCAATAAAGATCCCTAATCTGTTTACCAGATCCATCTCAATCGTCGAGAAGATTGGGTGGTACTCTAATGGGGTAACAGATGACCAAGGGTCCTTCCAAAATCCAATACTCCTACCATTACAACTAACACCTTTTTGAAGCATCGACTTAGTTTTAAGCAGATTGTTCCAACTGTGGGAGCCCTAGGGAAGAGCATCAATAGAAAGAAAGGAATTGTTATGAAGGTATTTTTTTTTCATCACATTCAACCAATCAGATTGTTTAGAAATGAATCTCCATCCAATTTTAGCGAGGAGGGTGTATTAAAAGATCAAGAATCTTTAACACCAAGGCCTCTAAATTCCTTGTTAGACCAGACAATTTCCCAAACCAACAAACAATTTCTATTTTTGGTTCCATGCCAGACCAAAGAAACCTTCTTCTTCACCCAGGAGATAGGGATGTGGAATAGGGAGAGGAGGTACACCGACGTAATTTtaagagaagcttttagaagttaAGTTTACTATCACTGCTTAGAAGAGCACCTTTCTAGTCCGCTAGCTTCTTTAAGAATCTTTCAAGAAGGCCTGACCAAATAGAGTTGTTCATTTTCCCAATGGTAGGTGGTAAACCTAGGTATGAAGAGGGAGACAAGCAATCTGACAATTCAAGATCTTGACAATACAATAAGAGGAACATTCATGAAAAAAAAGAATACTCCTATCCAAATTGATTTTTTGCCCTGAAGTTGTAGAGTACTCAGACAAGAGAGAGATCCACCCTTACGCTTCTGCCATCATGGTCAAACCAAGCAGAAGGGTATCATCAATGAATTGTCGATGTGAAATCACCAGGGGTGAAGAAGATGGTTTAACAAATCTTATCGTTTCATGTTGTTCAAATACATAAATATTGGTGTGGaagataaaaaacaaaaaaaaaaacagagaTGAGATGGAAAACATTTATTTACATAAGAACGAAAGACAATAAATTCTTTATAACAATGTTTCTATCTCTCAACATGCTAGAAATGAAGGTACTAAGTTCTTTTTTTATTTGTTACATGTCACAAATTTGGAAcattattttgaatgattaaattGAGCAAGTTTTCTACTACCAATATGAAGGGTAATCTAGGATAGAATAAAATTGTGTGTTCACCCTCCAGATTACAAATTCACAATTTTTTGGAAGTGTAGATTATTTAATGATTAGTCTCATTTCATAAATTGTGAATATTCATCTTTATTttagaataaaaaaattaattagtcATGAGAAATGAAAGGATATATTCAATTAGATTTGTTTGAAGTTATGAAGCTACATTATAAAGCTTGAATAGAAAGTGGAATTCTTCCCTACCTATTGAAAAAATGACAACTTTATTGGCATAAACAATGTCTCTCTTGGGTTCATCCCCTAGTGTGTTGGTTGTGTGGTGGTGCTGTTTATTGGaactttaaaatataaataaactcATTGTTAATttataagtaggaggtattttctacaacaagtcaaactatgatattgctatcagggtttaactgtgtagtttttgagtcaaactcattgacccaagtttaatgagtagtggttcacaagaacccatctctcatgagaatgaatggtccacttagcactcattgcatctaggagatgctcacaggggtgaagcattgagacttcccgggaggtcacccatcctagtactactccaactcaagcgtgCTTAACCAcagagttccctccaaggttaaaacgacttagcttgcaaccccatttgcaaaaccttcaacaagtgttgaACCCTACACAGTTGACTCAAAACCTACAcaattgaaccctgatagcaatatcatagtcatCATTACTCATTTAGAGAGTGGAAAGAGATCAATAGTAAGATCCTTTTAGAAATAAGTTTGGATGAAGAGAGATTTCAATCATGTTGGAAGTATCAAATCAATGGGTTGTATTCTCAAGGATAGCCTACCAAGGTAATAGAAATAAGAGGATTACCCTTCGGCACAATATAATTAGGTAAAGATGAAAGGGTCTAAAAGCCCCGCTCTTTCATGTGGCTAATAGAGTTGATTCTTCAATCAATTATGGAGACTTATAGCTAATATTTATAAGATCATTAACCtagaattaaatatttaatcaattttaaaaataaatattctttattatatCCTATGATGTTTCATTTTGGAGGAATTAACAAAatattgttatataatattttactTTCTAAAAATAAATGAGCAACATATACATTTTAATCA
This genomic stretch from Cryptomeria japonica chromosome 8, Sugi_1.0, whole genome shotgun sequence harbors:
- the LOC131031293 gene encoding uncharacterized protein LOC131031293, with product MEAFIHSLDVRMWEVVSNKYDVPSIVPTDADERTKYELDKRARFAILCGLSKEVFVKVMYFKSANEFDDLKMNNDETVASYFLRIDEVVNARKGLGEEIDEHDVVAKVIRTLLPKFETKISALEEKKNFSKMTVHQLQSTLTAYEMRIGNTPSTSKETAFKIEKQEESESELSNVFETLLVRKLRKKFQGKFKCFGCGKTGHFAAKCPYLDLSKDEDKSEKSFKKPWNPNKRLNNFKKKSLMSKEETEDESDESNVDGCETLFMTKVEFENPDAVKTESDSEVEIEDVNLEEELLCALQEVKRFKKLVISYEDSNQILQLDIVNANKVIETQRSLIERKEQEISTLQKQVYTLEKQQHSTEKGETSQQNSVIANKNQFSNNRFFHGYCHFCNLFGHKVNTCRFARASIFGHKQSFGFVRDIRCFTCYQYGHTSKYCKKLQKPAKMWRPKLEQSMLVQTALISTNSSIWVLDSGCSHHMTGDKTSFQP